The Gemmobacter aquarius genome contains the following window.
CTCGTGCGGCGGACGGGTGGCGGTCTGGTGATCGAGACGACGACAGTCTGGGCAGGGCAGCCACAGGGCGAACGCCTCGGCCTGTCGGCGCAAGGTATCGCGCATCTGAACAGCAAAGCCGTTGCCTATGCCATTGGCCTGCGGGCGCGCTTCCCCGATGTGCCGTCTGTCATCAACGGCATGGTCGGCCCCTCGGGCGATACCGCAAGCGGACAGGATATCTCGGCCTGGCACGCGCGCATGGCCCATAGCGCACAGATCGCCGCTCTCGCCCAAGCGGGTGCCGAGATGGTCACGGCAAAGGGCATGACCCATGTCGCGGAAGCTATCGGTATCGCAGGTGCCGCAAGCGCGGCGGGCTTGCCTTGCGTGGTATCCTTTGTGATCGACGCAGAAGGCCGCCTTCCCTCGGGACAGGCGCTGGACGAGGCGATCTATGATGTCGAACAGCTTGATGCGGCCCCGCTCTGGTATGGTGTCGAAGGTGCAGACCTGCCCGCCGACCTGTTCCACCCCGCGCAACACTGGACCCGCCGCATCGGTGCCCTGCGCTTGCAAGGGGTCGGCCTGTCCCACCTGATCAACCGTCTGCCGCACCTGCGCGTGATCGCAGCCCCCGTGCCCGCCCTGCAAAGCGCCCTTGCCCCAAGGCGCAAAGCCGCCGCCTCGCGCGCCTGACCCCCGCGCCCCTCTGACCCCCGGCCCCTCTGGCCCGCGTGCAACGATCCGCTTGCACACCCCCCCGAAACCCGCTAAGGCACCGCCACTTCACAGGCGAGGCTTGGGCTGTGCGGGGAGAAATCCCGTATGGTCCGCCGGTTGGGGGCATCCGCCCCTGAAGACGGCTTCGCCAAGGTTCAAACCGGAAAAGGATAAGACATGGCTCTTCCCGAGTTTTCCATGCGTCAGCTGCTTGAAGCAGGCGTTCACTACGGCCACCAGACCCAGCGCTGGAATCCGCGCATGGGCGAATACATCTACGGCGACCGCAACGGCATCCACATCATCGACCTGACGCAGACCGTCCCGATGCTGGATCAGGCGCTCAAAGTCGTGCGCGACACGGTTGCCAAGGGCGGCCGCATCCTGTTCGTCGGCACCAAGCGTCAGGCGCAAAAGGCAATCGCCGAAGCCGCCGAAAAATGCGCCCAGTTCTACATGAACCACCGTTGGCTCGGCGGCACGCTGACCAACTGGCAGACCGTGTCGAAATCGATCCAGCGCCTGAAGCAGATCGACGAGCTGATGGCACACGGCGCCGAAGGCCTGACGAAGAAAGAGCGCCTGAACCTCGAGCGCGAGCAGGGCAAACTGCAAGCCTCGCTCGGCGGTATCCGTGAAATGGGCGGCACCCCCGACCTGATCTTCATCATCGACGTGGGCAAGGAAGACCTCGCCATCCTCGAAGCGCAGAAATTGGGCATCCCGGTCGTCGCCATCGTCGACACCAACTGCTCGCCCAAGGGCGTCGATTACGTGATCCCCGGCAACGACGACGCCGCACGCGCCATCGCGCTGTACTGCGACCTGATCGCCCGCGCCGCCCTTGACGGCATGTCGGCCCAGCTTGGCGCCGCAGGCGTCGACCTCGGCGCGCTGGAAACCGCGCCCGAAGAAGAAGCTGTCGCCGAAGTCGAAGCCTGATCGGCTGTCACACCAAATTCACCCGGCAGCGATAGCTGCCGGGTCATTCAATCCGAATTATGGAGTCTGACATGACCGTCACCGCTGCAATGGTCAAAGAACTGCGCGATTCCACCGGCGCAGGCATGATGGATGCCAAAAAGGCACTCACCGAAACCGATGGCGACATGCAAGCCGCCGTCGATTGGCTTCGCACCAAGGGCCTTGCCAAAGCCGCCAAGAAAGCCGACCGCGTCGCCGCCGAAGGCCTTGTCGGCGTGTCGGTCAAGGATGGTCGCGGCGTCGCCGTCGAGATCAACTCGGAAACCGATTTCGTCGGCAAGAACGCCGATTTCCAGTCGCTCGTGCGCGAAATCACCAAGCTCGCGCTTGAAACGGGTGAATCGATCGACGTGCTGAAATCGACCCACTTGAACGGCGAGCCGGTCGAAACCGTGATCCAGAACGCCATCGCCCGCATCGGCGAGAACATGACCCTGCGCCGCATGCACGTTCTGGATGGTGACACCGTGGTGTCCTATGTCCACAACGCCGCGACCGAAGGCATGGGCAAGATAGGCGTGCTCGTCGCGCTCAAGGGCGACGCTGCCAAGGCGCAAGCCATCGGCAAGCAATTCGCCATGCACATCGCCGCGACCTCGCCGCTGGCACTCTCGGAAGCTTCGCTCGACCCGGTCGTCGTGGAACGCGAACTCGCCGTGCAGACCGCCAAGGCGCTGGAAGAAAACGCAGCCTCGGCCAAGCCCAAGCCCGAAGCCGTCATCCAGAACAACATCATCCCGGGCCGGATGAAGAAGTTCCTGTCGGAAGTCACGCTTCTGGGTCAGGCCTTCGTCATCAATCCCGATGTGACCGTTGAACAGGCCGCCAAGGATGCTGGCGTCGAAATCACCGGCTTTGCCCGCGTCGCCGTCGGCGAAGGCATCGAAAAAGAAAAAGAAGACTTCGCCGCCGAAGTCGCGAAAATGGCGCAAGCCTGATCGCAGCGGGGCAGGGGCCGGTTGTCCGGCCCCTCTTGGCGCAAAAAATAACGGTGCAACCGCAAGGCTGCACCGTTTTTTCATGCCTTCGGGGAAAGAAGGCACTCTACGCTAAACGGATGGCGGGAATGTCCACCCGGTACTGAAAGATCGGTCCGGCCGGGGAAAAAGCCGAACCGCAACGGCGTATTGCGGGACCAATAATCCGCAACGGCCGTGTGCCCTTCTTAAAAAGGCACCCCGACCATCAGACTTTCCGTCACGGAACGTAAGTATGGAAAACCCTACCGCAGACTTACGCGCCGCGCAGGAAGATCATGTTCAAAAGCGCGGCCTTCGCCACCGCCTGCGCTGTCGTCTCGACATCCAGCGCCTCGCGGGCCAGCCTCAGGTGCTTTTCCACCATCGCCGCCGAAACCCCCATCAGCGTGGCGATATCTCCGGCCGTCTTGCCATCCGCCACCCATTCCAGCGCCTCGCGCTGCCGGTCGGTCAGGTTGCGCCTGCGGTTCTGCGCGGGCATCTGGCTGATCTTGAGATGCATCATATGCGCGACCGATTGTATCTCGGCCCCGCGCCGCGCCCAGATATCCTCGACATCCTCGGTCGTCAGCCCCACGTCGGCGATCAACCCCAAGGCGCCCTTCGCCCGTGCCGAGCTTTGCGGAAAGCTGATCGTCACCCCCGCCGTGATCCCCATCGCGGCATTCTGCATCACGGCGTCGATTTCGTCGGGCGACAACTCGCCCCGCGCCAGCTTTTCGCGCACCCATCCCCAGGTGCAGCAGCCGGTATTGGCCTGCGCCCATTTCCAGACAGGCGTGCGCGCATAAAGCCCCTCGGCAAAGTAGCGCCGCGCATATTCCGGCCCCGCGGTCGTCAGGTAAACCACATCGTCGGGGTTCCCGATCGACCGTTCATAGCGGAAGCGCGTGAACCCGTAATTGGCCCGCGAGAACCCGCATTCGCGGTAAAAGTGCGCTGCCACGTCCCAAACCGCACCTGTCGCCCCTGCTTCCGCGATCCGGATCAGCAGGTCGAGCACCTTTTCCAAAATCGTTTCCCCTGCCCAAATCACCGGCGCAATTTCCGGTTCGGCTTGTCCTGCCAATACAACTGTCATACCCAAGCATCCGACAGGCTGTCGAGTTGGTATGCGACAAAAAACGGGAGCAGACGCAAATGCAAGCGGACGTGGTGGTGATCGGCGGCGCGGTCATGGGCGCATCGGTTGCTTTCTGGCTTACCAAACTGCACCCCGGCCTCGATGTGCTGGTGGTCGAACGTGACCCCAGTTTCGCCCGCGCCTCGACAGCCCTTTCAGCCGCAGGCATCCGCCAGCAGTTCACCACCGCGATCAATGTCGAAATCTCGCGCTTCGGCATTGATTTCATAAAGAATTTCCAAGAGTGCCTTGGCCATGACGTGGGCATCCCCTCGCTTGGGTTGCGCGAAAACGGCTATCTCTTCCTCGCCACCACCGACACCGCACTTGCCACGCTGACCGATGTCGCCGCCATGCAACGCGAGCACGGCGCCGCGACCGAGATATGGGGCGTCGACCAGACTGCCGCACGCTTCCCGTGGCTGAACACCGACGATCTGACAGGCGCGAGCTTCGGGCCGCGCGACGAAGGCTTTTTCGACAACATGGGCCTTCTGTCAGGCTTTCGTGCCGCAGCCAAGGCACAGGGCGCAAGGTTTCTCACTGACACCGTCACCGGCCTTACCATCTCTGCGGGGCGCGTTACGGGGGTCACATTGGGGCAGGGGGGCCACGTTTCCTGCGCGCACGCAGTCAATGCCGCAGGCCCTCGTGCTGCCGAAATCATGGCGATGGCGGGCCTGCCCTTGGCGGTCGAGCCGCGCAAACGCACCGTCTTTGTGATCGACGCCCCGAACGCCCGCCACCCCGACGCGCCCTTGATGATCGACGCCGATTACTGGATCCGGCCCGAACACGGCCAATGGATCACCGCGACCGTCCCGTCGGATGACGGACCCTGCGACGCGACCGATTTCGACGCCGATTTCCACCTGTGGGAAGATGTGATCTGGCCCGCGCTCTGGCACCGCGCGCCGGGTTTTGACGCGGTCAAGGTCGTGCGCCACTGGGTCGGCCATTACGCCTATAACACGCTCGACCAGAACGCGATCCTCGGCCCGCATCCGGCGTTGCCGAATCTTTACCTGATCAACGGCTTCTCCGGCCATGGCCTGCAGCAATCGCCAGCTGTAGGCCGTGGCATTGCCGAACATATCCTGCACGGCGGCTGGCGCAGCCTCGATCTGTCCGACCTGTCGGTTGACCGGATGCTATCGGGCAAACCTTTCGCAGAACTTGCCATCGTCTGAAAAAGCTGTGCATCGGTTGTGCATCCGGGCAGACCGGTCAAACCAACCCCGGAACCGCCATTTCCGCCGCCTTGCGGATCGCCGCGATGTTGCGCCCGTAAGCCTCGGGCGCATCGACCGATCCGCCGGTGAACACCGCAGAACCCGCCACCAGCACATCGGCACCCGCCGCCGCGACCAAGGGCGCGGTCTCGACGGTCACGCCGCCGTCGATTTCGATATGGATCGGGCGCGCCCCGATGACGCTACGCAAGGAACGCACCTTATCCACTTGGGAATGAATGAATTTTTGTCCGCCAAAGCCGGGGTTGACGGTCATGACACACACAAGATCGATCAGGTCGATCAGATGCGCCACCTGTTCGATCCCGCTGCCCGGATTGATCGCCAGACCTGCTTTTTTCCCTGTGTTCCGAATAGCTTGCAGCGTGCGGTGAATGTGCGGCCCGCTTTCCAGATGCGCGGTGATCACATCGGCGCCGGCGGCGGCATAGGCCTCGATATAGGCATCGACCGGCGCAATCATCAGATGCACGTCCATCACGCCCTTGATATGCGGGCGAATGGCTTTGCAGGTCGCAGGACCAAAGGTCAAATTCGGAGCGAAGTGCCCGTCCATCACATCGACATGCACCCAATCGGCACCTTGCGCCTCGATGGCGCGGCACTCGGCACCGAAATTCGCAAAATCGGCCGACAGGATCGACGGGGCGATCTTGATACTGCGCGAGAACGCCATGGAAACCTCCGCTTAAGCTTTCTGTGCTTTGGTGTACAGCGTGAACGGGAGCAGGGCCAGTGCAACGCGCGGCGAATTCTTCTGCGAAGAATTCCGGTGACGAAGTTTCTGCGAAACTTCACCGCGTATCTGATCCATCGCAAAAAGATCACCGGCAGGGGTTTTCGGTTCAAAACCCGGGCCGGCCAAACGGTACAATTCAGATTTATTACATAATATTCATTATGCGAAATATGGATTTACGGGGGACGGAGAGCGAGGCTTCGCGCGGCCTCGTGGGCAAGTACGTCGACACCGTTGCTTGGCCGGATGAGCGGTTCGAAGTGCGCTCGAAAGGGTTTTCACTGCCCTGCGGCCGAAGCGGCAGCTCACGCGGCCGAATGAGCCTGACCGCAGGACCGGTCAGGTCTGCGATATTCAGGTCTGCGATATCGGGGGTCTCCGCCCTGCCCGGTCCTGCTCCGACAGCGAAACGCGACAGTTCTACTTTGCACGGCTGACGACGAATAAACTTGGTGACAAGAATGACAAGCTAAACCAACAACCCAACCGCTCGAACGATCATATGGAAATTGGCGCACCCGGAACGTGCCGAATTCATCTTTTTGCATTTGTTCATCCTCGTGCGTTTTGGCATAAAGATGTAAATCTTATCAGATGCTTGTCGTTCGAACTTTGCGCGCCGCCTCAGTTCATCTTGTATATATTAGTCTAAGTATGTTTAAATTAGTCAATCCATTTATGGCTATGCAGTCGGCTATGCCGCTTTTCGGGAAAAAGTTCGAATCCCGATTTTTGCGGTAGGCCGACGGTCTGAGGAGTAACCAGTGCCCAAGCGAGCGAAGGAACTTTCGGCGATCGAGATTCGCCGCGCGTCTCATCCCGGAACGCCAGACCGCAACATTTGGTTTCCCGTCGGTGGTGTCTCCGGTCTGTTGCTGCAGATCACCCCCCGTCAGGCAAAGTCGTGGCTGCTACGGACAACCATTGGAGGGCAGCGTCGCGGGATTGGGCTGGCCCCTACCCCGAGGTTGGCATCGCTCAGACCCGAGAGCGGGCGCGGGACGCAAAGGAGAAGATTGCCTCAGGTATCGACCGAGTAGAAGCTCGGCGCGCTGCTAGGGCCGCTCTGGCGGCCGCGCAGCGCCGTGGTCTGAAGGTGGACAATGCTCTTGATCGATGGATCGAAGCGAAAGGCCCTCAGATCGGGAACGAGAAGGCCGTCAAGTATCTCCGGGCATCGTTCGCGTCCTACGTGATGCCCCACATCGGCGACATGGCCGTGCACGAGGTTGCGACCCAAGACGTGCTTCGGATCCTGCAGCCCATATGGGCGGAGAAGAACGAAACCGCCCGCAAGGTTCGCATGCGTCTTGAGGCTGTGCTTTCGTGGGCCGCCGTCGCTGGCCACCGGCCACACGACCAACCCAACGCCGCCCGGTGGAAGGGCAACCTCGCCGAGCTTTTCCCCGCGCCCGAAAAAGTAGCGTCCAAGGTGAACCAACCGGCCATCGGGCAGGCTGACCTTGCGCCGTGGTGGGCATCCCTCGCCCGGCGCGGCGGTATGACCTATGGCGCGGCGCGGTTCGAGTGCCAGAGCGGGGGGCAGGGCCTATCGCCCCGCCCCCTTCCTTTCCGAGGATGACGAGCTGCTCATGGTGGAACTCGCCGATGCCCTCGCCTTCACTCTCGAATGGCTGGAATGGGCGGCCTCAGCCTCGCGCGGCGCCTCATGGAGGGGCCGATAATGGCCCGCAAAGGCGCAGCGGTGGACAAGCGCGTCCGCAAGATCGAAGGCCGCTTGCGCGACCGTCTGGCGCGCATGTTCCCCCAGGTGGACGCACACGACCTGATCCTAGAACTTCGTCCCCTGATCCACGAAATCGCCCGTGACGGGGTCGAAGACCATGACGCCCTGTTTCGGCGGGCGGCGACGGAACCGAAGTTCCGCGAACTGGTCGCGCGGATCGGCGAAAGGATTGCAGCGAAGACCCGCGCATAACCGGCGGTTGCATCGGAACGCGAGCAAGGCGAGAATTCGGCCTGCCCCTGTCCCCCTCTTTGCGAGTGCCCGCCATGCCCGAGCCGTTCCTCCCCCTTCTGGACCGTCAGGCCACCATCCGAGGGCGCGAGGTCGTCTTCACTTGCGGCGACGCCACCGAGGCCGCCGCCGCGCTGGCACAGGCGCGAGACCGCGCTGCCCGAGGCGAAGACGCCATCGCGACGCTCCTGTCCATAGCCGAGACCATTGAGCAATGGGGCAAGGCTGAATTGGTCGACGGCAAGGGGATCGGCAACGACCTTCTGGACCTCGCCGACATCATCGGCGCCGAAGACGCCGCCCGAGCACGTGGCCTGTCAAAGTTCTTGCCGTCTCGCAGCCAAACCTACCGCGACGGCGCGCGTTGGGCGCTACGTCGCTGCATTGCGTGGCTTCATGCCGAGGCCGCGTCGATGAACGATCCCAAAGCGCGGAGCGTGCTGCACTCCGCAGCCTTCGGCATGGGGTGCTGGAAGCGGAAGGCGCTGGAAGACGCGCCCGACAGCGTCTCACGCGCTGGCGGTTCGCTATGACCGCCCGCACGCCAAAGCCCCGCCTCGCGCGTGTGGCGGCCCTGCCAGAGCCGCAATGGACGCCCGAGCTTGTCGGCGACGCGCTGGTCACCGCGATGCGCTGGGCCGCCTCTCAGGGGCCGGTGGGGCCTCGGGGCTACAACCATGTCAGGTTTGCCTTCTCTGCCTCTCTGGACGACCATCTGGACGAAGGCTGGGGATTGCCCGAGGTTGCTGGTCAGGACGAACCGCCCG
Protein-coding sequences here:
- the rpe gene encoding ribulose-phosphate 3-epimerase yields the protein MAFSRSIKIAPSILSADFANFGAECRAIEAQGADWVHVDVMDGHFAPNLTFGPATCKAIRPHIKGVMDVHLMIAPVDAYIEAYAAAGADVITAHLESGPHIHRTLQAIRNTGKKAGLAINPGSGIEQVAHLIDLIDLVCVMTVNPGFGGQKFIHSQVDKVRSLRSVIGARPIHIEIDGGVTVETAPLVAAAGADVLVAGSAVFTGGSVDAPEAYGRNIAAIRKAAEMAVPGLV
- the rpsB gene encoding 30S ribosomal protein S2, whose product is MALPEFSMRQLLEAGVHYGHQTQRWNPRMGEYIYGDRNGIHIIDLTQTVPMLDQALKVVRDTVAKGGRILFVGTKRQAQKAIAEAAEKCAQFYMNHRWLGGTLTNWQTVSKSIQRLKQIDELMAHGAEGLTKKERLNLEREQGKLQASLGGIREMGGTPDLIFIIDVGKEDLAILEAQKLGIPVVAIVDTNCSPKGVDYVIPGNDDAARAIALYCDLIARAALDGMSAQLGAAGVDLGALETAPEEEAVAEVEA
- the tsf gene encoding translation elongation factor Ts, giving the protein MTVTAAMVKELRDSTGAGMMDAKKALTETDGDMQAAVDWLRTKGLAKAAKKADRVAAEGLVGVSVKDGRGVAVEINSETDFVGKNADFQSLVREITKLALETGESIDVLKSTHLNGEPVETVIQNAIARIGENMTLRRMHVLDGDTVVSYVHNAATEGMGKIGVLVALKGDAAKAQAIGKQFAMHIAATSPLALSEASLDPVVVERELAVQTAKALEENAASAKPKPEAVIQNNIIPGRMKKFLSEVTLLGQAFVINPDVTVEQAAKDAGVEITGFARVAVGEGIEKEKEDFAAEVAKMAQA
- a CDS encoding helix-turn-helix transcriptional regulator, encoding MTVVLAGQAEPEIAPVIWAGETILEKVLDLLIRIAEAGATGAVWDVAAHFYRECGFSRANYGFTRFRYERSIGNPDDVVYLTTAGPEYARRYFAEGLYARTPVWKWAQANTGCCTWGWVREKLARGELSPDEIDAVMQNAAMGITAGVTISFPQSSARAKGALGLIADVGLTTEDVEDIWARRGAEIQSVAHMMHLKISQMPAQNRRRNLTDRQREALEWVADGKTAGDIATLMGVSAAMVEKHLRLAREALDVETTAQAVAKAALLNMIFLRGA
- a CDS encoding homocysteine S-methyltransferase family protein, translating into MTGQNMAATHLLRFIHNRAVWLATDGIDAGTAQTAVTLDPVLALVRRTGGGLVIETTTVWAGQPQGERLGLSAQGIAHLNSKAVAYAIGLRARFPDVPSVINGMVGPSGDTASGQDISAWHARMAHSAQIAALAQAGAEMVTAKGMTHVAEAIGIAGAASAAGLPCVVSFVIDAEGRLPSGQALDEAIYDVEQLDAAPLWYGVEGADLPADLFHPAQHWTRRIGALRLQGVGLSHLINRLPHLRVIAAPVPALQSALAPRRKAAASRA
- a CDS encoding phage integrase central domain-containing protein, with the protein product MAATDNHWRAASRDWAGPYPEVGIAQTRERARDAKEKIASGIDRVEARRAARAALAAAQRRGLKVDNALDRWIEAKGPQIGNEKAVKYLRASFASYVMPHIGDMAVHEVATQDVLRILQPIWAEKNETARKVRMRLEAVLSWAAVAGHRPHDQPNAARWKGNLAELFPAPEKVASKVNQPAIGQADLAPWWASLARRGGMTYGAARFECQSGGQGLSPRPLPFRG
- a CDS encoding NAD(P)/FAD-dependent oxidoreductase codes for the protein MQADVVVIGGAVMGASVAFWLTKLHPGLDVLVVERDPSFARASTALSAAGIRQQFTTAINVEISRFGIDFIKNFQECLGHDVGIPSLGLRENGYLFLATTDTALATLTDVAAMQREHGAATEIWGVDQTAARFPWLNTDDLTGASFGPRDEGFFDNMGLLSGFRAAAKAQGARFLTDTVTGLTISAGRVTGVTLGQGGHVSCAHAVNAAGPRAAEIMAMAGLPLAVEPRKRTVFVIDAPNARHPDAPLMIDADYWIRPEHGQWITATVPSDDGPCDATDFDADFHLWEDVIWPALWHRAPGFDAVKVVRHWVGHYAYNTLDQNAILGPHPALPNLYLINGFSGHGLQQSPAVGRGIAEHILHGGWRSLDLSDLSVDRMLSGKPFAELAIV